A DNA window from Chryseobacterium sp. MEBOG06 contains the following coding sequences:
- a CDS encoding SusD/RagB family nutrient-binding outer membrane lipoprotein, whose product MKKLFLIIGFASLTLTFTSCERDVTSLNEDPKHPTEVPSGVLFASAEQALLNQTLNASVNRNITRFFTQQWAETTYVDESNYNMVSRPIPRNHYSRMMASSSATVSSPGVLSALRDARRFLDTEGVDPVKKNNNIAMIELVNVYAWANLVDTFGDIPYFGALKATAENPGDAEIPYDDAKTIYLDLIKRIDAAIAMMNISTPGYSNDMIYKGDMSKWKKMGNSLKFRLAVSLADVEPALAKTFAEAAYNGGLFTEKLDNFGLQTFPSGLLSNPVYQDVIQSGRNDFIPSDVLMNFMNAKNDPRRDIWFTKVGGAFVGGEYGSENEFNDFSHFTDAISGENAQGYLLDYTEIMFLRAEAAQRGFSVGDTAPNLYSAAIRASMEEYGVNNASATAYIAANPYDAVNWKKSLGEQSWIAMFNKGFQAWNFTRRLDFPVFVNPAGSLVEGVPVRMFYSDQEYLLNAKYVNAAAAKIGGDKVTTKIFWDKY is encoded by the coding sequence ATGAAAAAATTATTTTTAATTATAGGTTTTGCTTCATTAACATTAACTTTTACCTCGTGTGAAAGAGATGTTACTTCCTTAAATGAAGATCCAAAACATCCAACAGAAGTTCCTTCAGGGGTACTTTTTGCAAGTGCTGAACAGGCCTTACTTAATCAGACATTAAATGCGAGCGTAAACCGTAACATAACAAGATTTTTTACTCAGCAATGGGCAGAAACTACGTATGTAGATGAGAGTAATTATAATATGGTATCCAGGCCAATTCCGAGAAATCATTACAGTCGTATGATGGCTTCTTCTTCGGCTACGGTAAGTTCTCCGGGAGTTCTTTCTGCATTAAGAGATGCCAGAAGATTTTTGGACACCGAAGGAGTGGATCCTGTTAAAAAGAATAATAATATAGCCATGATAGAATTGGTGAATGTGTACGCATGGGCCAATTTAGTTGATACTTTTGGTGATATTCCTTATTTTGGAGCATTGAAAGCTACAGCCGAAAATCCTGGCGATGCAGAAATTCCTTATGATGATGCTAAAACAATTTATTTAGATCTTATCAAAAGAATCGATGCTGCAATTGCCATGATGAATATTTCTACACCTGGATATTCCAATGATATGATTTATAAAGGAGATATGTCTAAATGGAAAAAAATGGGAAATTCTTTGAAATTTAGACTAGCAGTGAGTTTAGCAGATGTAGAACCTGCACTTGCCAAAACTTTTGCAGAAGCGGCTTATAATGGAGGTCTATTTACAGAAAAATTAGATAATTTTGGATTGCAGACTTTCCCGTCAGGACTCTTGTCTAACCCTGTTTATCAGGATGTAATTCAGTCAGGACGTAACGACTTTATTCCTTCGGATGTTTTGATGAACTTTATGAATGCTAAAAATGATCCAAGGAGGGATATTTGGTTTACAAAAGTTGGAGGAGCTTTTGTAGGTGGAGAATATGGTTCTGAAAATGAATTTAATGATTTTTCCCATTTTACAGATGCTATTTCCGGAGAAAATGCCCAAGGATATTTACTGGATTATACAGAGATCATGTTTTTAAGAGCAGAAGCGGCTCAGAGAGGATTTAGTGTAGGAGATACAGCCCCCAATTTATATTCTGCAGCAATCAGAGCTTCGATGGAAGAGTATGGGGTAAACAATGCTAGTGCAACGGCATATATCGCAGCTAACCCGTATGACGCTGTCAACTGGAAAAAATCATTAGGAGAACAGTCTTGGATAGCTATGTTTAATAAAGGATTTCAAGCTTGGAACTTTACTAGAAGGTTAGATTTCCCGGTATTTGTAAATCCTGCGGGCTCATTGGTAGAAGGAGTTCCTGTCAGAATGTTCTATTCAGACCAGGAATATCTTTTAAATGCAAAATATGTGAATGCCGCTGCAGCAAAAATTGGAGGAGATAAGGTAACCACAAAAATATTTTGGGATAAGTATTAA
- a CDS encoding SusC/RagA family TonB-linked outer membrane protein encodes MKKLTTSVLIVALSSPFFIVSAQQKGDTIKTKNIEEIVVTGALGLKKKADAVTNAQQIVGSKELNQASSPNAVQALTGKVSGLQITQTDNSVGATSRIVIRGNKSISGNNQALVVIDNVISSASILAQLPPDIIENVNVIKGLQGAALYGQQGVNGVIIVTTKRGTKSEKIQFTLTSSVEMTQAFMFPKVQTRYGKGVTGEQVYPGGDIDYNGTSYVPWENTSWGPAYDDPRISGQLMPSGLAQADNQFIYEKYAPIKNHFSKFFKNGLILQNGLTVTSGGSDSYATLSLNRVENNFVVDQDKLTQNSFLFKAGKKFDKLRIDGTVNYISKIIDQTSSDLYSDVLQVPTMNDIRKYRNSGIDGFLSAFTKNPYYQIEHTRQKTTNDYLSGILSLQYDFNKNINLTYTGNVFLNNSRQDSHDDGFVASRVYENTGTVLDGGTIQDYSQNANFASYYINRTVSTRSYYGDLMLNFNYDLTDDINLKLNIGNNIQDSYRTARSMGGSGLIAPGWYDIRNVKNLIQPGNPKGANVLDNLGFENTTTRQRIIAGFANLDLSYKDYLFLNSTIRIEESSVLSTFYNNELHNKPYPYYSVGLSFIPTKAFEGLKGGVINHIKIAPSFTKVGNTSAILPYDTSNVGIAPAGFPYNGLLGYAINTNPTNRTIQPEFIYTTDLNVQIGFFNDRITLEGSIYQSDTQNLITTGSVSNTTGIGQLKDNFGKTRMKGFEIDLGATPFKSKDFTWNLRAGIASSRTKVLELPDGLPEVPLAIPYANFGIGVFAVKGEDFPVLKATSFERDDQGRIIVDKDGVPLIGSQFKNMGRVTPDYTLTFNTSFRYKNFTLSGTMDFRKGGKFAAMGKNVLQFAGLTDETAGFDRSQGYVVPNSVQLVNGQYVANNTPVNGTADYNGVVNYYTSQAMQSLGETMVLDATAFKVREIALSYDLPKSVLASTFVNSLSVGLFARNPFFVYAKENRNYADPESAYSSGNGAGIAITGQYPSQRSFGVNLKVSF; translated from the coding sequence ATGAAGAAATTAACAACAAGTGTACTTATTGTAGCACTTTCTTCGCCGTTTTTTATCGTTAGTGCCCAGCAAAAGGGAGATACGATAAAAACTAAAAATATCGAAGAAATAGTAGTTACAGGGGCACTGGGATTAAAAAAGAAAGCTGATGCTGTTACTAATGCTCAACAAATAGTAGGATCCAAAGAATTAAACCAGGCATCATCTCCTAACGCTGTACAAGCATTAACGGGAAAGGTTTCTGGATTGCAAATTACACAGACCGACAATAGTGTAGGTGCTACGAGTAGAATTGTAATCAGGGGAAATAAGTCTATTTCAGGAAATAACCAAGCTTTAGTTGTAATAGATAATGTTATTTCTAGTGCCAGCATTCTTGCTCAGCTTCCACCAGATATTATTGAAAACGTAAATGTTATTAAAGGATTACAGGGTGCTGCGCTTTATGGGCAACAAGGGGTAAATGGTGTAATTATAGTAACTACCAAGAGAGGAACAAAAAGCGAAAAGATACAATTTACTTTGACATCTTCGGTTGAGATGACCCAAGCTTTCATGTTTCCAAAAGTTCAGACTAGGTACGGTAAAGGGGTTACAGGAGAACAAGTATATCCAGGTGGAGATATAGATTACAATGGAACCAGCTATGTACCTTGGGAGAATACTTCATGGGGGCCAGCATATGATGATCCTAGAATTTCAGGACAACTTATGCCATCAGGACTTGCACAGGCAGATAATCAATTTATCTATGAAAAATATGCTCCTATAAAAAATCATTTTTCGAAATTTTTTAAAAATGGACTTATTTTACAGAATGGTTTAACAGTTACCTCTGGAGGATCTGATTCTTATGCTACATTGTCTTTAAATAGAGTAGAGAATAACTTTGTTGTTGATCAGGATAAGCTTACACAAAACAGCTTTTTATTTAAGGCAGGTAAAAAATTTGATAAGTTAAGAATTGATGGAACGGTAAATTATATCAGTAAAATTATTGATCAAACCAGTTCCGACTTGTATAGTGATGTTCTTCAGGTACCAACGATGAATGATATTCGTAAATATAGAAATTCGGGTATTGATGGGTTCCTTTCTGCATTTACAAAGAACCCTTACTATCAGATAGAGCATACAAGACAAAAAACGACCAATGATTATTTATCAGGGATTTTATCGTTACAATATGATTTTAACAAAAATATTAATTTAACCTATACTGGTAATGTATTTTTAAATAATTCACGTCAGGACAGCCATGATGATGGTTTTGTTGCTAGCAGGGTATATGAAAATACAGGAACAGTGCTGGATGGTGGTACTATTCAGGATTATTCTCAAAATGCTAATTTCGCTTCTTACTACATAAATCGTACTGTAAGCACACGTAGTTATTATGGAGATTTAATGTTAAATTTTAACTATGATCTTACGGATGATATCAATTTGAAGTTAAATATTGGTAATAACATCCAGGATAGCTATAGAACAGCAAGATCAATGGGAGGAAGCGGATTGATTGCTCCAGGTTGGTATGATATTAGAAATGTGAAAAATCTTATTCAACCTGGAAATCCAAAGGGGGCTAATGTATTGGATAATTTAGGGTTTGAGAATACCACTACAAGACAAAGAATTATTGCAGGGTTTGCCAATTTAGATTTATCATATAAAGATTACTTATTCTTAAACTCTACCATTAGAATTGAAGAAAGTTCCGTGTTATCTACGTTTTATAATAACGAATTACATAATAAACCATACCCTTATTATTCAGTAGGTCTTTCATTCATTCCTACAAAAGCTTTTGAAGGGCTTAAGGGAGGGGTTATAAATCATATTAAAATTGCACCAAGTTTTACGAAAGTAGGAAACACATCGGCAATATTACCATATGATACTTCAAATGTTGGGATTGCTCCTGCAGGATTTCCTTACAATGGTCTGCTAGGTTATGCTATCAATACAAACCCAACGAATAGAACAATTCAGCCAGAGTTTATATATACTACTGATTTAAACGTTCAGATAGGTTTCTTTAATGACCGTATTACTCTTGAAGGATCAATATATCAGTCTGATACCCAAAATTTGATTACCACTGGTAGTGTTTCCAATACAACAGGAATAGGTCAATTGAAAGACAATTTTGGAAAAACAAGAATGAAAGGTTTTGAAATTGATTTAGGAGCTACTCCGTTCAAATCAAAAGATTTCACCTGGAACTTAAGAGCTGGTATTGCAAGTTCAAGAACTAAGGTACTTGAACTTCCAGACGGATTGCCTGAAGTTCCACTTGCTATACCGTATGCAAATTTTGGTATTGGAGTCTTTGCTGTAAAAGGAGAGGATTTTCCAGTTCTTAAAGCCACAAGTTTTGAGAGAGATGATCAAGGTAGAATTATTGTAGATAAAGATGGTGTTCCACTTATTGGCAGTCAATTTAAAAATATGGGTAGAGTAACTCCGGACTACACCCTTACCTTTAATACAAGTTTTAGATATAAAAACTTTACACTTTCGGGAACAATGGATTTCCGTAAGGGAGGTAAGTTTGCAGCAATGGGGAAAAACGTTCTTCAGTTTGCAGGACTTACAGACGAAACGGCAGGTTTTGACAGATCTCAGGGATATGTAGTTCCGAATTCTGTTCAGCTTGTTAATGGACAATATGTAGCAAACAATACACCTGTAAATGGAACAGCAGACTATAATGGGGTTGTTAACTATTATACGTCACAGGCTATGCAGTCATTAGGAGAAACTATGGTCTTGGATGCAACAGCATTTAAAGTAAGAGAAATTGCATTATCATATGATTTACCTAAATCTGTTTTAGCATCTACTTTTGTGAATAGCCTGAGTGTAGGACTTTTCGCACGAAACCCATTCTTTGTGTATGCTAAAGAAAATAGAAATTATGCTGATCCGGAAAGTGCTTATTCAAGCGGTAATGGTGCAGGTATTGCTATTACAGGACAATATCCATCCCAAAGATCTTTTGGTGTTAACTTAAAAGTTTCTTTCTAA
- a CDS encoding SusD/RagB family nutrient-binding outer membrane lipoprotein: protein MKIIKIATVFLSLSMILTTVSCDKYLDINEDPNNIPLDQVSPNEMLPAGITLCYYTQGRSLNKFGSVVMNATAGNSLVYGAPFVDDYKPNVTNIFYNNVWDGLYKGIANLDRINYYNDPTNKFVQHKAMAKIMKANYIQILTDLYGDMPYSQAFQGQNLLTPKYDKGEDIYKASIADIDAAVATLESGAGEMPENDIVFNGNTSKWIEFANTLKLRYLLRMSNVTGSMAAYRDQKLAELSGADFIDEDVLENPGYSSANDDQQNPFTNFYVILSSGTQAANFSENVASENVAIILNGNVENDSRPVYQKFNGIVDGRRARMFNLIGGKVLGIRQGNVPGQPGVPSGTAVSRFGYGITIGKTTPTSTRQLIDMTSAKSGPIMTRAESKFLQAEAALRYPSLFSNAAGNFTAGITASYSFFGASGSGTYIAAIQSIPGLGWTGSDANKIEAIMTQKWIALTGVNPEQSFFDYTRTGFPVTLSATIASNPKPNRLMYPLSEYIANASNVPGISNSDVFSKNQYTPFWARN from the coding sequence ATGAAAATTATAAAAATAGCAACAGTATTTTTATCTCTGTCAATGATTTTGACAACAGTATCTTGTGATAAATATCTTGATATTAATGAAGATCCTAACAATATCCCGTTAGATCAGGTGAGTCCGAATGAAATGCTTCCAGCTGGAATTACTTTATGCTACTATACCCAAGGAAGAAGTTTAAATAAGTTTGGTAGCGTAGTAATGAATGCTACAGCAGGAAATTCATTGGTATATGGGGCTCCATTTGTAGATGATTATAAACCTAATGTGACCAATATATTTTATAATAATGTTTGGGACGGTTTATATAAAGGAATCGCCAATTTGGATAGAATAAATTACTATAATGACCCGACCAATAAATTTGTTCAGCATAAGGCAATGGCTAAGATTATGAAAGCTAATTACATACAGATTTTAACAGATCTTTATGGAGATATGCCATATTCACAAGCATTTCAGGGACAAAACTTATTGACTCCAAAGTATGATAAAGGTGAGGATATTTATAAAGCTTCTATTGCTGATATAGATGCTGCAGTTGCTACCTTAGAATCAGGAGCTGGTGAAATGCCAGAAAATGACATTGTATTTAATGGAAATACAAGTAAATGGATAGAATTTGCTAATACTTTAAAGCTGAGATATCTGTTGAGAATGTCTAACGTTACAGGAAGTATGGCTGCCTATAGAGATCAAAAGCTGGCAGAACTTAGTGGTGCTGATTTCATTGATGAAGATGTTTTGGAAAATCCTGGATATTCTTCTGCTAATGATGACCAGCAGAATCCATTTACAAACTTTTATGTAATTCTTTCTTCAGGTACTCAGGCGGCCAATTTTTCTGAAAATGTAGCCTCTGAAAACGTGGCTATTATTTTGAACGGGAACGTAGAAAATGATTCACGCCCTGTTTATCAAAAATTTAATGGAATTGTTGATGGAAGAAGAGCCAGAATGTTTAACCTTATTGGAGGTAAAGTTTTAGGAATCAGACAAGGAAACGTACCTGGCCAGCCAGGAGTGCCATCAGGAACAGCAGTCTCCAGATTTGGATACGGAATTACTATTGGAAAAACAACTCCTACAAGCACGAGACAACTTATTGATATGACATCTGCAAAGTCTGGACCTATCATGACAAGAGCTGAATCTAAATTCTTACAGGCTGAAGCTGCTCTGAGATATCCAAGTCTTTTCTCAAATGCTGCTGGTAATTTTACTGCTGGTATCACAGCTTCTTATAGTTTCTTTGGGGCGAGTGGCTCAGGAACTTATATTGCTGCTATACAAAGTATTCCAGGTTTAGGATGGACAGGATCTGACGCTAATAAAATTGAGGCAATTATGACTCAAAAATGGATTGCTTTAACAGGAGTTAATCCAGAGCAGTCTTTCTTTGATTATACTAGAACAGGCTTCCCTGTTACGCTTTCTGCTACTATTGCAAGTAATCCGAAACCAAATAGATTAATGTATCCCCTGTCTGAGTACATTGCTAATGCAAGTAATGTTCCAGGGATTAGTAATTCTGATGTGTTTTCAAAAAATCAGTATACGCCATTCTGGGCGAGAAACTAA
- a CDS encoding lipocalin family protein, giving the protein MKFFIGILFLLSFASCSSDDNSDVFNEEIKINGSWKPYKYEFRGKDIMVNDCTRRGQLFINANFSGLYERYDMVESSGNCNKVDSFTGSWSFDKLYSTLTLSYMEAGVSKIMKKEIDSYSDTELRLYDNSQNLDNVPGNDEAILVFRKE; this is encoded by the coding sequence ATGAAATTTTTTATAGGAATTCTTTTTTTATTAAGTTTTGCTTCATGTTCTAGTGATGATAATAGTGATGTATTCAATGAAGAAATAAAGATAAACGGAAGCTGGAAACCATATAAGTACGAATTCAGAGGCAAAGATATTATGGTAAATGATTGTACACGCAGAGGACAATTGTTTATTAATGCAAATTTCTCTGGCCTCTATGAAAGATATGATATGGTAGAATCATCAGGGAACTGCAATAAAGTTGATTCCTTTACAGGTAGCTGGAGTTTTGATAAATTATATAGTACCCTTACTCTTAGCTATATGGAAGCAGGCGTTTCTAAAATTATGAAAAAAGAAATAGATTCATATTCAGATACTGAACTTAGGTTATATGATAACAGTCAAAACCTTGATAATGTGCCTGGAAATGATGAAGCAATACTAGTTTTTAGAAAAGAGTAA
- a CDS encoding bacteriocin-like protein, with product MKNLKKITKTELKKITAGNAPCCEPWGNCPEGYKQCHAWGACLPNSVTCGG from the coding sequence ATGAAAAATCTAAAAAAAATCACTAAAACTGAACTAAAAAAAATTACTGCTGGAAATGCTCCTTGCTGTGAACCCTGGGGAAACTGCCCTGAAGGTTACAAACAATGCCATGCCTGGGGAGCCTGCCTTCCAAACTCAGTAACTTGTGGAGGATAA
- a CDS encoding SusC/RagA family TonB-linked outer membrane protein produces the protein MKKLTTGLLVLVLSSSIAVAQAQQKNDTLKTKEIEGVVVTALGIKREKKSLGYASEEVKAAELTGGTTNTGNVASLLSGKVAGLQVNTNNNFGGSANLLIRGYKSLSGGSPLIVIDGSPVNNTSISTGASFDYGNFLSDINQEDIESINVLKGAAASALYGERGSDGVILIVTKSGRGNNDGSWGVTLTSGITAGFIDKSTFPKYQSKYGAGYTSKFNSQLSPDGYNYANFGDDASYGPAFDPSLLVYQWDSYDPSSPNYGKPTPWVAAKNGPIKFFETPVTYVNTVTIEKGNKTSNLSLSYSNMLSNGLMPNSELRKNTISAKFNHDFTDKLHASVFTTLTLQDTKGRNETGYSDNIISGFRQWWQTNVDVAALRSAYANNGNSNFSWNRTSPTNGTPQFWNNPYFQRYQNYQSDDRTRVFSYAQLKYDISKNFGITGKLSYDDLQMVIEERLMNGSLPQPFGASGLNVNSGYARTNVKNTELNFDLFANYKFNITTDLNVSGIAGGNVRRNLIDNIYMSTEGGLSKPGLFAISNSVRTILPPDENYERWLTSSLYATASFGYKNFLFVDGTYRVDKSSNLPKGNNSYGYPSVTGAIILSEFVKQPWMSFWKIRANYAEVGSSTTNYRLVNIFKARGEGLFDQPYFLANPNLKPQRSKETEFGMEAQFFKNRLGFDIAIYKTRTFDQIINLPVSPATGYRTFLVNAGQIDNKGVEVQLNGAPFKTNDFSWDVNINWSKNENEVIALNGNSQNYLLASYQNNVSLNARVGQAFGALVGSDYVYDANGEKVINATTGRYLKNNNQIIGNITPDWVGGIRNSFRYKDFSFSFLIDVKKGGDVFSPDMGYGISTGLYEETADYRVNGIVYPGVNPNGNVNTTPTSQPGISGRVDGYNAMPNKRFVYDASYVKLREASIGYNLPKSLLANTGIRDAKISIVGRNLWIIHKNLPYADPETGTGNGLAAKGQSIGSLPTTRDIGIDVTLKF, from the coding sequence ATGAAGAAACTAACAACAGGTCTTCTTGTTTTGGTGTTGTCTTCCTCTATTGCTGTTGCTCAGGCTCAGCAAAAGAACGACACTCTTAAAACAAAAGAAATTGAGGGGGTAGTAGTAACTGCACTCGGCATCAAGAGGGAGAAAAAATCTCTGGGTTATGCTTCAGAAGAAGTAAAAGCAGCAGAATTAACCGGTGGAACAACTAATACCGGTAACGTAGCATCACTTCTTTCAGGTAAGGTAGCCGGACTACAGGTAAATACAAACAATAACTTTGGCGGATCAGCAAACCTTCTAATCAGAGGGTACAAATCTTTATCCGGAGGATCTCCACTTATTGTTATTGATGGTTCACCTGTTAATAACACATCAATATCTACAGGTGCTTCATTTGATTATGGTAACTTTCTATCTGATATCAATCAGGAAGATATTGAATCCATTAACGTTCTGAAAGGTGCAGCTGCCTCTGCTTTATATGGTGAGAGAGGTAGTGATGGGGTAATCTTAATTGTAACTAAAAGTGGAAGAGGAAATAATGACGGCAGTTGGGGAGTAACTTTGACTTCAGGAATTACAGCTGGTTTTATTGACAAATCTACTTTCCCGAAATATCAATCAAAATATGGTGCAGGATATACCAGCAAATTTAATAGTCAGCTTTCTCCTGATGGATACAACTATGCCAACTTTGGGGATGATGCTTCTTATGGACCTGCATTTGACCCCAGTCTTTTAGTCTACCAATGGGATTCATATGATCCTTCTTCTCCTAACTATGGAAAACCTACACCTTGGGTTGCTGCTAAAAATGGACCTATAAAGTTCTTTGAGACACCAGTTACATACGTTAATACCGTTACTATTGAAAAGGGGAATAAAACTTCCAATTTGTCCCTTTCATATTCCAATATGCTTTCTAATGGCTTAATGCCAAATTCTGAACTGAGAAAGAATACCATATCTGCAAAATTTAATCATGATTTTACAGATAAATTACATGCTTCAGTTTTTACTACTTTAACTTTACAAGACACAAAAGGACGTAATGAAACAGGGTATTCAGATAATATTATTTCAGGATTCAGACAATGGTGGCAAACAAATGTGGATGTAGCTGCATTAAGAAGTGCTTATGCGAATAATGGGAACAGTAATTTTTCATGGAACAGAACTTCACCAACAAATGGAACCCCACAGTTTTGGAATAACCCTTATTTTCAAAGATATCAGAACTATCAGTCCGATGACAGAACAAGAGTATTTAGCTATGCTCAGTTGAAATACGATATATCTAAAAACTTTGGAATCACAGGTAAATTATCTTATGACGATCTGCAAATGGTAATTGAAGAAAGATTAATGAACGGGTCTTTACCACAGCCTTTTGGTGCTTCAGGTCTGAATGTAAACTCGGGATATGCCAGAACTAATGTAAAAAATACAGAGCTTAACTTCGATTTATTCGCTAATTACAAATTTAATATTACTACTGATCTGAATGTGAGTGGTATTGCCGGAGGAAATGTTAGAAGAAATCTTATTGATAACATATATATGAGCACTGAGGGAGGTTTATCAAAACCTGGATTATTTGCCATTTCAAATTCAGTAAGAACAATACTTCCTCCTGATGAAAATTATGAAAGATGGCTTACTTCCAGTTTATATGCTACAGCATCTTTTGGATATAAAAATTTCTTGTTTGTGGATGGTACCTATCGTGTTGACAAATCTTCAAACCTGCCAAAAGGTAACAACAGCTATGGTTATCCTTCTGTAACTGGAGCAATCATATTATCTGAATTTGTGAAACAACCATGGATGAGTTTTTGGAAAATAAGAGCAAACTATGCTGAGGTGGGATCTTCCACGACAAATTACAGATTAGTCAACATATTTAAAGCAAGAGGTGAAGGTCTGTTCGATCAGCCTTATTTCTTAGCTAATCCCAACCTAAAACCACAAAGATCAAAAGAAACAGAATTTGGTATGGAGGCTCAGTTTTTCAAAAACAGACTAGGGTTCGATATCGCAATTTATAAAACCAGAACATTTGATCAGATCATCAATTTACCAGTATCTCCTGCTACAGGATATAGAACATTTTTGGTAAATGCAGGTCAGATTGATAATAAAGGTGTAGAAGTACAACTAAATGGAGCTCCTTTTAAAACTAATGACTTTTCATGGGACGTAAATATTAACTGGTCTAAGAATGAAAATGAAGTTATCGCATTAAACGGAAATTCTCAGAATTACTTATTAGCAAGTTATCAGAATAACGTATCACTGAACGCTAGAGTTGGACAAGCTTTTGGAGCTTTGGTAGGTTCAGATTATGTATATGATGCCAATGGAGAAAAAGTAATCAATGCAACTACCGGAAGATACTTGAAAAATAACAACCAAATTATTGGTAATATCACCCCGGATTGGGTAGGAGGTATCAGAAACAGTTTCCGTTATAAAGATTTCTCATTTAGCTTTCTTATTGATGTGAAAAAAGGAGGAGATGTATTTTCACCAGATATGGGATATGGAATTTCAACAGGTCTGTATGAAGAAACTGCTGACTATAGAGTAAACGGAATTGTATACCCCGGTGTTAACCCTAATGGAAATGTAAATACCACTCCTACTTCTCAACCTGGAATAAGTGGTCGTGTAGATGGGTACAATGCAATGCCAAATAAGAGATTTGTATATGATGCTTCATATGTGAAACTAAGAGAAGCTAGTATTGGTTATAACTTACCAAAGTCACTTTTAGCCAATACCGGTATTCGGGATGCTAAAATTTCAATTGTGGGAAGAAACCTTTGGATTATTCACAAAAATTTACCCTATGCAGATCCGGAAACAGGGACAGGTAACGGTCTGGCTGCTAAAGGTCAGTCGATAGGATCATTACCTACGACTCGTGATATTGGTATTGATGTAACTTTAAAATTCTAA
- a CDS encoding ribonuclease HII, with the protein MELIKNWSNLYIEAGCDEVGRGCLSGPVVAAAVILDDDFQQNLVNDSKKLTFKTRVELDSYIKENVKSYAIAELPPSFIDEHNILNASIHAMHCALDKLAITPELILVDGNKFHPYNYIPHQCIIKGDSKVLSIAAASILAKNYRDKLMIELHDKHPEYGWDTNFGYATKKHQEALIKYGPTQYHRQSFRLKYD; encoded by the coding sequence ATGGAGTTAATAAAAAACTGGTCAAATCTTTATATCGAAGCGGGATGTGATGAAGTGGGAAGAGGATGCTTAAGCGGGCCGGTAGTTGCAGCTGCCGTAATTTTGGATGATGATTTTCAACAAAACCTGGTTAATGATTCAAAAAAATTAACATTTAAAACCAGAGTGGAACTGGACAGCTATATCAAGGAAAATGTAAAAAGCTATGCTATAGCAGAGCTCCCTCCTTCCTTTATTGATGAGCATAATATCCTTAATGCAAGTATTCATGCTATGCATTGTGCGTTAGACAAATTAGCCATAACACCAGAGCTTATTTTAGTAGATGGCAATAAATTCCATCCCTATAACTATATTCCTCATCAATGTATCATAAAAGGAGATTCTAAAGTATTATCAATTGCTGCGGCCTCTATTCTTGCAAAAAATTACAGGGATAAACTTATGATCGAACTTCATGATAAACACCCTGAATATGGCTGGGATACGAACTTTGGCTATGCCACGAAAAAGCATCAGGAAGCTCTCATAAAATATGGCCCGACCCAATATCACAGACAGTCTTTCAGACTGAAATATGACTAA